A single region of the Sandaracinaceae bacterium genome encodes:
- a CDS encoding alginate export family protein encodes MTALLHVRPAVRVTVGCGLVLGALLRSMPAAAQEALPAPTPATEGADATGATDSSPEEIAVATDAPPSEPVPPPPEAATAEAPAAPPFPLGVTASVFTRPELRAGYDRIGQADTDFVRYRFRLGLALTPVDLGRVRVGGRFVPQAAGFWSSGGTLTDPALGIHEAVLLLGTDHLDVEVGRFEMSYGEELVIGPVGWHQVGRAFDGARLHAKLGSDGAFLDVFGTQLVENLDTNFAAGDVIFMGAYAGLGPLLGETLQLDVYALELLLAENPDPDPTLSTPRRHVTTLGSRVVHRGDTLDLRAEVGVQISGSDGGDPLIGYQADVEVGARLGRVRLSAEALIASGANGDNVAAWNQLFPTAHKFLGVADIMGGRSNVISGILHGRVSLTDSAWASLDVHLFARPEAAERFQGAEADLGVGWTIGRGLTLRGNYSIFVPAEDAFSTREPAHFAELELRYTLSGR; translated from the coding sequence GTGACGGCGCTCCTCCACGTGCGGCCCGCGGTCCGTGTGACCGTGGGCTGCGGTCTGGTGCTCGGGGCGCTGCTGCGGTCGATGCCCGCCGCCGCTCAGGAGGCGCTCCCCGCACCGACCCCAGCCACCGAGGGCGCAGACGCCACGGGCGCGACGGACTCTTCGCCCGAAGAGATCGCGGTCGCCACCGACGCGCCCCCTTCTGAGCCCGTACCGCCACCGCCCGAGGCGGCCACGGCGGAGGCCCCCGCGGCGCCCCCTTTCCCCTTGGGCGTGACGGCGTCCGTCTTCACGCGTCCCGAGCTCCGCGCGGGGTACGACCGCATCGGGCAGGCGGACACGGACTTCGTGCGCTATCGCTTCCGGCTGGGCCTCGCGCTCACCCCGGTAGACCTCGGGCGTGTGCGGGTGGGCGGGCGCTTCGTGCCTCAGGCCGCTGGCTTCTGGTCCTCTGGCGGGACCCTCACGGACCCCGCGCTAGGGATCCATGAGGCCGTGCTGCTGCTGGGGACCGACCACCTCGACGTGGAGGTCGGTCGCTTCGAGATGAGCTATGGCGAGGAGCTCGTGATCGGCCCCGTCGGCTGGCATCAGGTGGGACGCGCCTTCGACGGCGCCCGCCTGCACGCCAAGCTAGGCTCGGACGGCGCGTTCCTCGACGTCTTTGGCACCCAGTTGGTCGAGAACCTCGACACCAACTTCGCGGCCGGAGACGTGATCTTCATGGGCGCTTACGCGGGCCTGGGGCCGCTCCTCGGCGAGACGCTCCAGCTCGACGTCTACGCGCTGGAGCTGCTCCTCGCCGAGAACCCGGACCCAGACCCGACCCTCTCGACGCCGCGACGCCACGTGACCACGCTCGGTTCACGCGTCGTCCATCGCGGCGACACGCTCGATCTCCGCGCGGAGGTCGGGGTGCAGATCTCTGGCTCGGACGGTGGTGACCCGTTGATTGGGTACCAGGCCGACGTCGAGGTGGGTGCGCGTCTCGGTCGTGTGCGCCTCAGCGCCGAGGCGCTCATCGCGAGCGGTGCCAACGGGGACAACGTCGCTGCGTGGAACCAGCTGTTCCCGACCGCGCACAAGTTCCTCGGCGTGGCAGACATCATGGGGGGCCGCAGCAACGTCATCAGCGGGATCCTGCACGGGCGAGTCTCGCTGACGGACTCGGCATGGGCCAGCCTGGACGTCCACCTCTTCGCGCGGCCCGAGGCCGCCGAGCGCTTCCAGGGCGCCGAGGCGGACCTTGGCGTCGGTTGGACGATTGGGCGGGGCCTCACCCTGCGTGGGAACTACTCGATCTTCGTCCCGGCGGAGGATGCTTTCAGCACCCGTGAGCCTGCCCACTTCGCGGAGCTCGAGCTGCGCTACACCCTCAGCGGGCGCTAG
- a CDS encoding Spy/CpxP family protein refolding chaperone, which translates to MLSIVFGLACLAGLIHINRDHLPGRCGHAGHRHGGFGPHEHRGRGFKMRGRFFRHKLDRALREVDATPEQRAEIRTVFHELREELGGLRSGLSGQRRDLAEALRDDSVHEERVEVVFTAQRDALEGAQGAIKRALDRVHAILDPAQRARIADLFAGERPAPFGPYR; encoded by the coding sequence ATGCTCTCCATCGTGTTCGGCCTCGCTTGCCTGGCCGGTCTCATTCACATCAACCGCGACCACCTGCCCGGGCGCTGCGGCCACGCAGGTCACCGCCACGGAGGCTTCGGCCCGCATGAACATCGAGGGAGGGGCTTCAAGATGCGCGGCCGCTTCTTCCGGCACAAGCTCGATCGCGCGCTGCGCGAGGTCGATGCCACGCCTGAACAGCGCGCCGAGATCCGCACCGTCTTCCACGAGCTGCGCGAGGAGCTCGGCGGGCTTCGCAGCGGACTCTCCGGACAACGTCGCGACCTGGCCGAAGCGCTGCGCGACGACTCCGTCCATGAAGAGCGCGTCGAGGTGGTGTTCACGGCACAGCGGGACGCCCTCGAAGGCGCCCAGGGGGCCATCAAGCGTGCCCTCGACCGCGTTCACGCCATCCTCGACCCCGCGCAGCGCGCGCGCATCGCAGACCTGTTCGCAGGCGAGCGCCCGGCTCCGTTCGGTCCCTACCGCTGA
- a CDS encoding MFS transporter: MFDEQGRSTSIDVFSLKTIQMRTFHLTWFAFFLCFFGWFSHAPLMSATIGPDLGLTREQILTSFIASVGVTVLARLGVGSLCDHIGPRKAYVSLLVFGALATAGSALAYDYTSYFISRLCIGVIGASFVITQYHTSVMFSSNVVGMANATTAGWGNLGGGVTQAVMPMLAGAMTALGFASSELSRWRPAMMVPAALMLMVAALYWRFTTDCPKGNYSELPEERPQKRTGEQGLFVTACKDHRVWLLFLMYAGCFGMELFVNGRAASYYQERFTMDEGTAGLIASLFGLMNIFARSLGGYLGDRFAAGGGLTGRVRWLIAVMVAEGLALVLFSRMGTIGLAIGTMIVFSLFVQMAEGATFSVVPFINKRSLGAVSGIVGAGGNVGAVVYAQYMLRSGSSLEECFMIYGVAVAVIGLLGFGIRFSEEAEAEARKQYETSSAGLAA, encoded by the coding sequence ATGTTCGATGAACAAGGTCGGTCTACATCCATTGATGTCTTCTCATTGAAGACCATACAGATGAGAACATTCCACCTGACGTGGTTTGCATTCTTTCTGTGTTTCTTCGGTTGGTTCAGTCACGCTCCGCTCATGTCGGCCACCATCGGTCCTGACCTCGGGTTGACGCGTGAGCAGATCCTCACGAGCTTCATCGCGTCGGTCGGCGTCACGGTGCTCGCTCGGCTGGGGGTGGGGTCGCTCTGCGACCACATCGGCCCGCGCAAGGCCTACGTGTCGCTGCTCGTGTTCGGCGCGCTCGCGACGGCCGGCTCCGCGCTGGCATACGACTACACGTCGTACTTCATCTCACGCTTGTGCATCGGCGTGATCGGCGCTTCGTTCGTCATCACGCAGTACCACACGTCGGTGATGTTCTCTTCCAACGTCGTGGGCATGGCCAACGCGACGACGGCAGGGTGGGGGAACCTCGGTGGCGGCGTGACGCAAGCGGTCATGCCCATGCTCGCCGGCGCCATGACGGCGCTGGGGTTCGCGAGCTCGGAGCTCTCCCGATGGCGCCCGGCCATGATGGTCCCAGCCGCGCTCATGCTCATGGTGGCGGCGCTCTACTGGCGCTTCACGACGGATTGCCCGAAGGGCAACTACTCCGAACTCCCCGAGGAGCGCCCGCAGAAGCGCACTGGAGAGCAGGGGCTGTTCGTGACCGCGTGCAAGGACCACCGGGTGTGGTTGTTGTTCCTCATGTACGCCGGCTGTTTCGGCATGGAGCTCTTCGTCAATGGCCGCGCCGCGAGCTACTACCAGGAGCGATTCACCATGGACGAGGGCACCGCGGGGCTGATCGCGTCGCTCTTCGGACTCATGAACATCTTCGCCCGCTCGCTCGGAGGCTACCTGGGCGACCGCTTCGCCGCCGGGGGTGGGCTCACGGGACGCGTCCGATGGCTGATCGCCGTCATGGTCGCCGAAGGGCTCGCGCTCGTGCTCTTCTCGCGCATGGGGACGATCGGGCTCGCGATCGGCACCATGATCGTGTTCTCGCTCTTCGTGCAGATGGCGGAGGGGGCGACGTTCTCCGTGGTGCCCTTCATCAACAAGCGCTCACTGGGCGCCGTGTCGGGCATCGTCGGCGCAGGCGGCAACGTGGGCGCGGTCGTCTACGCCCAGTACATGCTGCGCAGCGGTTCGTCGCTCGAGGAGTGCTTCATGATCTACGGCGTGGCCGTGGCGGTCATCGGGCTCCTGGGTTTCGGCATCCGCTTCAGCGAGGAGGCCGAGGCCGAGGCGCGCAAGCAGTACGAGACCAGCTCGGCGGGGTTGGCCGCGTGA
- a CDS encoding response regulator transcription factor gives MTLRVLLIDDDRRLFELLGEYLGKHGVVVEHCVDGPSGLARLSDGGHDLVLLDVMMPGMDGLSVLRRIRADSSVPVVMLTARGDETDRVVGLELGADDYVAKPFSARELLARLRAVLRRVQPRLMDERLSAGGLVMDVPRRQVSLDGEPVEVTGLEFDLLAALMRRAGRVVPRDTLLSAAGRDEVVGERTVNVHISHLRRKLGDDPRRPERIRTVRGVGYLLSTGT, from the coding sequence ATGACGTTGCGCGTCCTGCTCATCGACGACGACCGACGGCTCTTCGAGCTGCTCGGCGAGTACCTCGGCAAGCACGGGGTGGTCGTCGAGCACTGCGTCGACGGTCCGAGCGGGCTCGCGCGACTCTCGGACGGCGGCCACGACCTCGTCCTGCTGGACGTCATGATGCCCGGGATGGACGGGCTCAGCGTGCTGCGGCGCATCCGAGCCGACAGCAGCGTCCCCGTCGTGATGCTCACGGCGCGAGGGGACGAGACCGACCGGGTGGTGGGTCTCGAGCTCGGCGCCGACGACTACGTGGCGAAGCCCTTCAGCGCGCGCGAGCTGCTCGCGCGCCTGCGCGCGGTGCTGCGGCGTGTGCAGCCGCGCCTGATGGACGAGCGCCTGTCCGCGGGCGGGCTGGTCATGGACGTCCCGCGACGCCAGGTCAGCCTCGATGGTGAACCCGTGGAGGTCACCGGCCTCGAATTCGACCTGCTGGCAGCCCTGATGCGGCGCGCGGGTCGTGTCGTTCCACGCGACACGCTGCTCTCGGCGGCGGGGCGAGACGAAGTCGTCGGCGAGCGGACGGTGAACGTCCACATCTCTCACCTACGCCGCAAGCTCGGCGACGACCCGCGGCGGCCGGAGCGCATCCGCACCGTACGCGGCGTCGGTTACCTGCTGTCGACGGGCACGTGA
- a CDS encoding HAMP domain-containing histidine kinase, with protein sequence MKRKAPHGRGWHHGRHADVTCDRSDRGPFRRRHPHRGHPGSLQRRLFLSFGGAMLVASVAAGVVGFVLHPAERGPDLRSAQAFVAARFAERWGDEAALEALAEELHEASGLTVRLESTSGHARLTRGPRCGRFLRPTSVVRAGEVVGRATVCDPRRPRFFPHGVLLTLAFVTALWWSSGVIARRLARPLEDTALVARRIGEGALDARVHVRRRSPAEVQHLARAINDMAARVASTLAEQKMLLASVSHEIRTPLGHLRLLVDHAADAGLEPHLTAELEREVLEIDDLVAQLLAGSKLDTLGAERRVLAASDAALQALLRAGESEQKLDVTGTPSVSADPTLLARALANLLRNAREHGGELVSLAVSQRGDRVCFEVRDAGAGLTAEELERLTRPFARDGADSAGSLGLGLTLVARIALAHGGSLRVGEGSALVLELPAR encoded by the coding sequence GTGAAGCGCAAAGCACCCCATGGCAGAGGCTGGCACCACGGCCGCCACGCAGACGTCACGTGCGACCGCTCCGACCGGGGCCCGTTTCGCCGGCGGCACCCGCACCGCGGTCACCCAGGCTCGCTGCAGCGGCGCCTCTTCCTGTCGTTCGGGGGCGCCATGCTGGTGGCTTCGGTCGCGGCAGGCGTCGTGGGCTTCGTCCTGCACCCCGCCGAACGGGGGCCCGACCTGCGGTCTGCCCAGGCGTTCGTCGCGGCCCGCTTCGCGGAACGCTGGGGGGACGAAGCGGCGCTCGAGGCGCTGGCCGAAGAGCTGCACGAAGCGTCGGGCCTCACGGTGCGCCTCGAGTCCACGTCAGGGCACGCTCGCCTCACGCGCGGCCCTCGTTGCGGGCGCTTCTTGCGACCGACCTCCGTGGTGCGCGCTGGCGAGGTGGTTGGCAGGGCGACCGTGTGCGACCCCCGCCGGCCGCGCTTCTTCCCACACGGCGTGCTGCTCACGCTGGCCTTCGTGACGGCGCTGTGGTGGTCCTCGGGCGTCATCGCGCGGCGCCTGGCGCGACCTCTGGAAGACACGGCCCTGGTGGCCCGACGGATCGGCGAGGGCGCGCTCGACGCGCGCGTCCACGTCCGGCGGAGGTCTCCAGCCGAGGTCCAACACCTGGCGCGGGCCATCAACGACATGGCCGCGAGGGTGGCGTCCACGCTCGCAGAGCAGAAGATGTTGTTGGCCAGCGTGTCGCACGAGATTCGGACGCCCCTGGGGCACCTGCGGCTCCTGGTGGACCACGCCGCGGACGCCGGGCTCGAGCCGCACCTGACGGCCGAGCTCGAACGCGAGGTGCTGGAGATCGACGACCTGGTGGCGCAGCTTCTCGCCGGTTCCAAGCTGGACACCCTGGGCGCCGAGCGGCGCGTGCTCGCGGCTTCCGACGCAGCGCTGCAGGCGCTGTTGCGTGCAGGCGAGTCGGAGCAGAAGCTCGACGTGACGGGCACGCCGTCCGTCTCGGCGGACCCCACCCTGCTGGCGCGGGCGCTCGCGAACCTGCTGCGAAACGCCCGCGAGCACGGCGGGGAGCTGGTCTCGCTGGCGGTCTCTCAGCGCGGGGACCGCGTGTGCTTCGAGGTGCGCGACGCCGGGGCAGGTCTCACGGCGGAGGAGCTCGAACGCCTGACACGTCCGTTCGCGCGAGACGGGGCGGACAGCGCAGGCTCACTGGGCCTCGGCCTGACGCTCGTCGCGCGCATCGCCCTCGCCCACGGGGGATCACTCCGTGTGGGCGAGGGCTCTGCGCTGGTGCTCGAGCTACCCGCGCGCTAG